GCCGGACCCAGGCTGGCCAACTGCCCATTGACAAACAGTTTGTAGCGATTATCGCCCGATACGTGCACCACGAACGAATTGGGTTTGCCTGTCAGGTTGATCTGTTTGCGAAAATGATACACGCCATATTCCTGGGCGGGCTCACCCGCTACGGCAATCCACTTGGCTGACCAGGGCTTTTGACGTAACTCAGCGGGCAAGGTTGAATTCGGTATCTGAGCAATGGCAACTGCCTGAACCCAAACAAACAAGGTGATTAACACATGCTTTCTCATCGAACGGTAGAGGACAACGGTTTACACTTGGCTTACCCGCGCGGGCTCAGTTAGATCGATCGTTAAGGCATCGGTTACGCACCCTTGGGAGGCCGATGCCACCAGGCGACCGTATTTGGCCAGCACCCCACTCGTATACCGGGCTGGTGGTCGCTGCCAGGTTGTTCGTCGTTGACGGATCTCTTCATCCGAGAGCGCTACGTCGAGCCGGTTGTTGACGGCATCAATCGAAATGAGGTCCCCGTCCTGAATTAGCCCAATTACTCCGCCCTCGTAGGCTTCGGGCGTAATATGACCGACCACAAAACCATGCGTACCACCCGAGAATCGCCCGTCAGTGATTACAGCGACTTGGTTACCCAAACCGGCCCCCATGATAGCCGACGTCGCTTTCAGCATTTCCGGCATACCGGGACCACCTTTCGGCCCTTCGTATCGGATCACCACCACCTCACCTGCCCTTACCTGTCCAGCTTTGATCGCTTCGATAACCGCCGGTTCGCGGTCGAACACGCGAGCGGGTCCCTGAAAGAATTCGTCTTCCTTGCCCGTGATCTTGGCAACTGAGCCCCCGGGAGCGAGGTTGCCGTAGAGAATCTGGATGTGGCCCGTCTTTTTCAGGGGCTGATTGAACGGTACGAGAATCTTCTTGTCGTTGTTCCAGTCTGGTATGTTCTCCAGATTTTGGCGCAGAGTCTGCCCCGTTACGGTCAGGCAGTCGCCGTGCAATAGCCCTTCTTCAAGCAGGATTTTCAGGATGGCAGGCGTACCTCCGCTTTCGTGTACATCTTCCATCAGGTACTTGCCGCTGGGCCGCAGGTCAGCAATCAGCGGAACCTGATCGCTGATGCGCTGAAAATCGGCTAGTTCCAGCGGCAGTCCAAACGCCCGGGCAATGGCGAGGTAGTGAAGGACGGCGTTTGTGGAGCCTCCCAGCGCCATCACCACGACCAGCGCATTTTCCAGCGACTTGGCCGTAACAATGTCGCGGGGTTTGAGGTCCCGTTCCAGCAGGTGCTTCATGGCTTTTGCTACGCCAGCGCACTCCTGCCGTTTTTCGGCACTGGTGGCCGGGTATGACGAACTGTAAGGCAGGCTCAGCCCCAGCGCTTCAATAGACGACGACATGGTATTGGCCGTGTACATACCTCCGCAAGACCCCGCTCCCGGGCAAGCGTGGCGGATGATAGCCTGCATTTCGGCTGCGTCAATCAAACCAGCTACCTTGGCGCCATACGCTTCAAACGACGACAGGATGCTAATTTTCTGGCCATTGTGATGCCCCGACAACGAACTGCCCCCATACACCATCAGCGCCGGGCGGTTCAGTCGGCCCATTGCCATGATGGAGCCGGGCATGTTTTTATCGCAGCCCATGACGGCCACCACCCCATCGTACCACTGAGCCGAAGCGACCGTTTCAATGCAATCGGCAATCAAATCGCGGGAGGGCAATGAGAACTTCATGCCTTCGGTACCCATGCTGATGGAATCACTCACGCCAATGGTATGGAACGTAAACCCGACAAGCTTTTCGGCTTCCATACCCTGCGAAATAATATCGGCCAGGCTATTGAGGTGCATGTTACAGGGATTACCGGCGTAGCCTGCGCTAGCAATCCCAATCTGTGGGTAATGGATCGTGGTTTCGGTGAGTCCGGCTCCGTAGAGCATGGCCTGTGAGCCGGGCTGATCTTCGCGTTCGGTGAGCGTTCGGCTGTATTTATTCAGAATCTGGGTCATGGTTCAGGCGGTAAATGAGTCAAGAGAAATACCTCCGCTGTCGCTGGAGAGGTAGGCCGCTTCGACCAGTTGCATGGTGTTGACGGCTTCGGCTACGGATGTAATATGGTGAGGAGACGATCCTTCGGCAAAGCAGAGCAGGTCGGCCATCGAGCCGATGAACGCGTCGGGGTACCAACTGCCTGCCAAATGGGCCGACTGCCATTCGGGTGACTGGCCTTCGTCAAGCACGACGTATTCGAACGTATCGGCAACGCCGTCGGGGAAGTTGATATTCAGGCCGAGGGTCGTTTTAATAGCTCCGTGCGTACCTTCCCACTTAATGAACGAATCCTGGTGGCGCGTGCCAAACGCGTGGCCGTGGTTGGTGTTAATGAACGCCCGTACCGGCCGGTCGTAGTCGAAGAT
Above is a window of Spirosoma sp. SC4-14 DNA encoding:
- the ilvD gene encoding dihydroxy-acid dehydratase, coding for MTQILNKYSRTLTEREDQPGSQAMLYGAGLTETTIHYPQIGIASAGYAGNPCNMHLNSLADIISQGMEAEKLVGFTFHTIGVSDSISMGTEGMKFSLPSRDLIADCIETVASAQWYDGVVAVMGCDKNMPGSIMAMGRLNRPALMVYGGSSLSGHHNGQKISILSSFEAYGAKVAGLIDAAEMQAIIRHACPGAGSCGGMYTANTMSSSIEALGLSLPYSSSYPATSAEKRQECAGVAKAMKHLLERDLKPRDIVTAKSLENALVVVMALGGSTNAVLHYLAIARAFGLPLELADFQRISDQVPLIADLRPSGKYLMEDVHESGGTPAILKILLEEGLLHGDCLTVTGQTLRQNLENIPDWNNDKKILVPFNQPLKKTGHIQILYGNLAPGGSVAKITGKEDEFFQGPARVFDREPAVIEAIKAGQVRAGEVVVIRYEGPKGGPGMPEMLKATSAIMGAGLGNQVAVITDGRFSGGTHGFVVGHITPEAYEGGVIGLIQDGDLISIDAVNNRLDVALSDEEIRQRRTTWQRPPARYTSGVLAKYGRLVASASQGCVTDALTIDLTEPARVSQV